In Impatiens glandulifera unplaced genomic scaffold, dImpGla2.1, whole genome shotgun sequence, the genomic window ATATAGCAACGAATATATGTTTTAAGCATATGTAGATCAGAGATAACAAAAGAGAGATATATTTGGTCTAATGGAGGATGGAATAGATTCTTCAAACATGACAGTGgtatacaattataaatatcatttgtccacacttcattttattttagtatttaataaatacatttacttTTTTTGGAGGGCGCTGGACATAACATGGAATTGGATATCAATGAACTACATTTCCTAGAAAGGTTCGAAATGCCCAAATCAACCCAAGAAAAGTATAAAGCTACCAATTTTCCAATAATATTGCTCAAGATTGGCACTTGGGAGGTGAGGGTTTTTGTTGGATCACAAAATCTTATTCTCCATTGTCTATGTTGTTGTGTTTagttatatttacatttttctaaactatttacaattttttgacAATTTGTTATCATAGTTATTGGGTTAAAACAAAAGATTGACTCTCGTTAAGTGGTTGATCATATAatcctttttaaaataatatttggaatTGCACTAATactaattaacttaaattaatgattatgcAGAAATTTTTAAGATACGAAGGTGAGTTGAAGGCCAAATGTTACTATTCAACTAAGAAAATCGTGTGggaaattttggaaaataacttaaaaagtaAGATGGAGATTCATTTTAGTGACATCGATGCAATGAGGGCCACCATGATTGAGAATCAACCTGGAACTTTAGAATTATTGGTTAGAGCTACaatttcattctttatttttaatatgctccatttgatagtttaattaattatcactatgaattatcaaaataaatctaaatttgaaaaatgatttgattgataagGTGAGATTTTATGATAAgatgacttttattttttagttgaacAAATCTCCTCTATTCTTTCGAGAGCGTGATCCAGTACCGATGAGGAAAACAGTTTGGGACGAGTCATTTGATTTCACACAAGGTCAAGCATCCATTTTCAGGTAAATTTagttctcattaaaaaaaacgaaCGAATGTACCTCATACCAATAATAGTGTAACAAAAGTGGAATGATGtctcatttcatatttgttatacatatttaatatcaacTTATTATTTCATAGTTAAAGATTGAGCTTCAAATCCCATGTCAAATTGGGTCAATTAAGATACAtcaattttatctttatcaaattttgttttctaggATTCATCATGTCACGTTTCCTCCTGGCGCACTTGATAAAAACTATGAGACGCTCTTGCAAAGTGATTCTCGTTTGATGGATATTAGTAAAAATGTGTTTCCCGTGATAGAATTTCCGTACTTCCAACCCAACAATTCGAATACTTCAAACATCCAATTTGGTATGGAAATATTGTCCCAATCTCTAACCTCTCTAGAGGTGTCACATCCATTGCCCCAAATGTTACCTCCACAATATGACCAGACCAACTACAACCTACCTTCGATGCATTCGAACACTATTCACATGCATGATCACCCGAACTCTATTCAGATACATGACTCATCATTACAAAATCCAGGTAACTTATTACTCATATATgcaataaacaaaaaatatgatTTGCTTATTTTGTTTCTTCTATTAATTGTAGGCATGCATTACCATCAAAGTAAAAATGTTTCCACTGTCAACAATTTTGGTCATACAATAGAAACATATGGTGCACCTAACACCCTACCAATGAACGACCAAATTCCATTCATGTCAAATGTTATTCCTTCTATACAAGAGGAAAATGTACAATTCAATGGGACAGTAAACAACAACGATGAAATACTACGAAACATTGAGCAACACCTATTCAGTGACGAGTCACCAGTGGTAGACTTTAGTGACAATTCACTTCTTCACAATCAAGTGTCTCACAACCAAGACGGTGATCATGTTCCTCATGAACGTTTTAACCGTTAATGCCCTCAGACAATGACGTGATTAAGGATACAACATTTGCAGTACAATAACATCtagtattaaatatttcataataatataactttattttcgTTTATAAAAATACCCGACTttgatatgattatatatatatatgaattttataaattgtaagtcaataattatatatactatatataatataatatctatatttcAATGTTACTTTTGAGATGGATCGATGAAATTTAGTTTACTcaaatattttgtgtgtttgtatatattaatatttttcatttaaaaatgatatattatttatgaattataaaattatagaaatgTCTTAAATAGTATTGAAGCATAACAAATTAATTGTGATTACATTTTGGACTCAATGAAATAAATTAGACagcattatgttttttttttcatttgacatttttcttttatttaattagtattttttttgttcttcaaTGACTTTTATATTCAATGAattttgaacaaaataaaataaagttccAATTACAAGGgtcaaaaatattctttataaataaaagaaatgtcaGAGTTGTACATTATTCACATTCATTTGGTTTGAAACAGATAATCAACTGCTGCATTATTTGTTCTCTTCCATGATGTGTTTGCTCCATTATACATAAAGTATTGTTTGTTTTGGATGTATTCTCTATATAATTAGTTGTTCCAAAATTTGTTTTGTAACTAAATTGTTCTTccaataaactataaaattaacttgttcttttaaaaagtttttgaaatttatctttaatctagAGACCATTTTACATGTATCttttaatactatttttgaTCATACACTACAAAAAAATTACTCATTTGCAACAGGTGCACCATAACTATCTTTGCATTAAAAACGGTCTTTAGCATTTGTCTTAGACTATACACAATCGGAAAGTATGAGAAGCAAACAACCCATCGATGATTGAAAGTATTATTCAGACTATAAAAATCCGAGACGAAAAAACCGATCCAACTAAATTCATGCCGGGTCGAAAAAAACGCAACATTAACTCAAAACTATGtgatgaaaatgaaaacaaGGCACCCTCCGATACTAAAAAGGCCAACGGAGGGAAAAAGATTTGAAAgacaaattaagtttatttttaactcTTAGACATTGAGATatagaaatagaaaaaaatggaAACCACTTAAACTACCTCCTAAATAACTTAATGAGTTAAGagctaaattttttatataaggaattttgatcttttcaaataaacttacaacctcaaacaagctctcaaacctttcaaacttaaaaataataccACCTTCAAATTTTAGTCTccattattattaaacatatattaattataatatttcaaacaaaatgacaattaatatttactaacatatgtttaaatatattttatattgtgtATCTTATAGTACTCCTACCAAAATCCCTATTAAAGACTCTACAATTAAAGAGCAATCCACTTAGTCTATTcgttttcatatttcatctattAAGTGTACTTAAAATCTGTACATATTCTAACCTTTTAGTTTCCCTTATTTTTGTCTAAATTCTTActcttgtaattgtaataacACACATAAATACATTCTTAATCTACATCAAGTTATTGTTTACTTAACTTTCTAACTTAGTATCAGAGCCATTATTCGGTTAAACAAACCTCTATATCCATGgcttttttttcatcttttttttttgcttcAACCACTCATCTCTTTCACAATCTCACATCCATTAAACTCGATCATAAAAACTTTTCTTATATGGAAATCTCAAATCTTACCTTCCTAAAAGGTTATGGCCTCTATCTATATGTTACTAGAACTAATTCTGCCCCTGAGACCTTTCTCCAAGACGATACTACTGACGGATCTAGTTTCCTCACTCCAAATCTTGCTTTTACAATCC contains:
- the LOC124918459 gene encoding uncharacterized protein LOC124918459 encodes the protein MELDINELHFLERFEMPKSTQEKYKATNFPIILLKIGTWEKFLRYEGELKAKCYYSTKKIVWEILENNLKSKMEIHFSDIDAMRATMIENQPGTLELLLNKSPLFFRERDPVPMRKTVWDESFDFTQGQASIFRIHHVTFPPGALDKNYETLLQSDSRLMDISKNVFPVIEFPYFQPNNSNTSNIQFGMEILSQSLTSLEVSHPLPQMLPPQYDQTNYNLPSMHSNTIHMHDHPNSIQIHDSSLQNPGMHYHQSKNVSTVNNFGHTIETYGAPNTLPMNDQIPFMSNVIPSIQEENVQFNGTVNNNDEILRNIEQHLFSDESPVVDFSDNSLLHNQVSHNQDGYGLYLYVTRTNSAPETFLQDDTTDGSSFLTPNLAFTIQEVQDQRILSWLLSTFLESILAQVVGESCTTLNPFGLP